From a single bacterium genomic region:
- a CDS encoding tyrosine--tRNA ligase produces the protein MTPDSVLDHLNARGLLQEVSNAEALRAHLNAPPQRIYIGFDPTGDTLHVGHLLQVIVLSHLQKAGHQPIILIGSATGMIGDPSGRSSERLLLTPEIVAKNAAAIRRQITPFIRFDGPNAAITVDNADWTAKFSFIDWLRDVGKFFTVNYMMQKESVRARLEDRDQGISYTEFSYMLLQANDFLHLYDEYGCRVEGGGNDQWGNITAGIDLIRKKRGLEAYGMTCPLVTTSSGEKFGKSAGNAIWLDPNQTSPYQFYQYWIRSDDRDVQKYLKMFTFLSLEEIGEISRAHEEHPEKREGQRILAEQITKLVHGEDGLRKAQAATEIFFGKEIVGLTESDLRGIFSDVPSHELPRSVLDDTPLCSGLLAEAGVFKSKGEAKRMIQGGGVYLNNRRITEDIAVSREHLATETTLVVRTGKANYHLIRFIEK, from the coding sequence ATGACTCCTGATTCCGTTCTCGATCATCTGAACGCTCGCGGCCTCCTGCAGGAAGTGAGCAACGCCGAAGCGCTGCGCGCGCATTTGAATGCGCCGCCGCAACGGATTTACATCGGCTTCGATCCCACCGGCGACACGCTGCACGTGGGACATCTCCTGCAGGTGATCGTGCTCTCGCATTTGCAGAAGGCGGGACATCAGCCGATTATCCTGATCGGCAGCGCCACGGGAATGATCGGTGATCCCAGCGGCCGCTCCAGCGAGCGGTTGCTGCTCACGCCGGAAATCGTCGCGAAAAACGCGGCGGCGATCCGGCGGCAGATCACTCCGTTTATCCGCTTCGACGGCCCCAACGCGGCGATCACGGTGGACAACGCGGACTGGACAGCCAAGTTCAGCTTCATTGACTGGCTGCGCGACGTCGGAAAGTTTTTCACCGTGAACTATATGATGCAGAAAGAGTCGGTGCGCGCGCGGCTCGAAGATCGCGATCAGGGCATCTCATACACCGAATTCAGCTACATGCTCCTGCAGGCCAATGATTTTCTGCATCTCTACGACGAGTACGGTTGTCGCGTGGAAGGCGGAGGCAACGATCAGTGGGGAAACATCACGGCCGGGATTGACCTGATCCGCAAGAAACGCGGCCTGGAAGCCTACGGTATGACCTGTCCGCTGGTCACGACTTCTTCGGGCGAGAAATTTGGCAAGTCGGCGGGCAACGCCATCTGGCTCGATCCGAATCAGACCAGTCCTTATCAGTTCTACCAGTACTGGATTCGCAGCGACGACCGCGACGTCCAGAAATATCTCAAGATGTTCACGTTTCTGTCGCTGGAAGAAATCGGAGAGATCTCCCGCGCGCACGAAGAGCACCCCGAAAAACGCGAAGGCCAGCGCATTCTGGCCGAGCAGATTACCAAATTGGTTCACGGCGAGGATGGACTGCGAAAAGCGCAAGCCGCGACGGAGATTTTCTTCGGCAAGGAGATCGTGGGACTGACCGAGAGCGATCTGCGCGGAATCTTCAGCGACGTTCCCTCGCACGAGCTCCCGCGCTCCGTTCTCGACGATACTCCTCTATGCAGCGGTCTACTGGCGGAGGCCGGTGTGTTCAAGAGCAAGGGCGAAGCCAAACGGATGATTCAGGGCGGCGGAGTGTATCTCAACAATCGCCGCATCACAGAGGACATCGCTGTTTCGCGCGAACATCTGGCTACCGAAACCACGCTGGTCGTTCGCACCGGCAAAGCCAACTATCATCTCATCCGCTTCATCGAAAAATAG
- a CDS encoding zinc ribbon domain-containing protein: MNVQTAPDKTKCPHCGALVELDPAGLSLTCDYCGTPVEVGPAGSGGKPDQIAHCTLSEEAARRSAEDWLKREHEDVPRELRVRTRISKLEGAYWPFYYFSGVYSGWCQNRGSISGGFNELQLASTELLGRRMEAPAYRFFSPPRDDVSLEDLSKRVMIELFDEMRAVAHVDFCQSVLRAQTTAPLRDFNGSFTTQFPLKPFSEPFEIAERRLKEMLSGRAHVKDIYFPQMSVKRIYWPFWLAEYSYGGHSYFMMIDGAAAGGGYRGGYKPVDPSKAKLDLYRFVDSDPDEIVRFFSTAGERETETGGKRSVLRLGIADAEVESKCFVATAAYGSPIAEDVLILRKFRDQVLLNHALGQGFVRAYYVLSPVLARWIAPRPRMRRLARLILHPFVILCKRRIERD, translated from the coding sequence ATGAACGTTCAAACCGCACCCGACAAAACGAAATGCCCGCACTGCGGAGCATTGGTGGAACTCGATCCCGCCGGACTTTCGCTGACATGCGACTATTGCGGAACGCCGGTGGAAGTCGGACCGGCCGGAAGCGGCGGCAAACCCGATCAGATCGCGCATTGTACGCTCTCCGAGGAGGCGGCCCGTAGATCAGCCGAGGATTGGCTCAAGCGCGAACACGAAGACGTGCCGCGTGAATTGCGCGTTCGGACGCGTATTTCGAAGCTGGAAGGCGCGTACTGGCCGTTCTATTATTTCAGCGGCGTGTACTCGGGGTGGTGTCAGAATCGCGGCTCGATCTCCGGCGGCTTCAACGAGCTGCAACTTGCTTCCACCGAGCTTCTCGGTCGCCGGATGGAGGCTCCCGCCTATCGCTTTTTCAGTCCGCCGCGCGACGACGTGTCGCTCGAAGACCTCAGCAAGCGGGTGATGATCGAGCTGTTCGATGAGATGCGGGCGGTGGCCCACGTGGACTTTTGTCAGAGTGTGCTGCGCGCGCAGACCACCGCTCCTCTGCGCGACTTCAACGGCAGCTTTACGACACAGTTCCCCCTGAAACCATTCAGCGAGCCGTTCGAGATCGCCGAACGCCGCTTGAAGGAAATGCTGAGCGGGCGTGCGCACGTCAAGGACATCTACTTCCCGCAGATGAGCGTGAAGCGAATCTACTGGCCGTTCTGGCTGGCGGAATACTCGTATGGCGGGCACTCGTATTTTATGATGATTGACGGCGCGGCGGCGGGTGGTGGCTATCGCGGCGGCTACAAACCGGTGGACCCGAGCAAGGCTAAATTGGACCTCTATCGCTTTGTAGATTCCGATCCCGATGAAATCGTACGCTTTTTCAGCACGGCCGGAGAGCGCGAAACCGAAACCGGCGGAAAACGCAGCGTTCTTCGACTGGGAATCGCCGATGCGGAAGTCGAGAGCAAGTGTTTCGTGGCGACGGCCGCCTATGGATCGCCCATCGCGGAGGACGTGCTGATCCTGCGGAAGTTCCGCGATCAAGTCTTGCTGAATCATGCGCTCGGACAGGGATTTGTCCGCGCGTATTATGTCCTCTCTCCCGTTCTGGCTCGCTGGATTGCTCCCCGGCCGCGAATGCGCCGGTTAGCGCGCTTGATCCTGCACCCCTTCGTGATTCTCTGCAAGCGTCGAATCGAACGCGACTGA
- a CDS encoding SPFH domain-containing protein, with protein sequence MPRLMEVLEFLDDSGKTMVKRVPDDGPCEVKWGAQLTVRESQSAVFFRDGRALEVFGPGRHVLRTPNLPVVTKWVTSFGYGPDSPFRAEVYFLNRKLFPNLKWGTPSAVVFRDSELKMVRLRSHGIYSIQIADPLLFLNKVVGTEGLYYDDTIANYLRNIIVARLTDILGKELKTVFDLPADFNRLALVARSRLTDDFTALGLELHDFYINAISLPDDVQNIIDMRSAIAALGNLDEFMKFKAAMALESAADNPGGAAGAGVGVGAGMGLGFMLPQYLQQAMQTGIAPIRETQETVMDRIRKLKDLLDQGAITAEEFTSLKKKLIDEI encoded by the coding sequence ATGCCGAGGCTCATGGAAGTCCTCGAGTTTTTGGACGACTCGGGGAAAACAATGGTCAAGCGGGTGCCGGATGACGGTCCCTGCGAAGTGAAGTGGGGCGCACAGCTCACGGTACGCGAAAGCCAGTCGGCGGTGTTCTTCCGTGACGGACGCGCGCTCGAGGTGTTCGGACCGGGTCGCCACGTTCTGCGCACGCCCAATCTTCCCGTTGTCACCAAATGGGTGACGTCTTTCGGCTACGGCCCTGACTCCCCGTTCCGCGCCGAGGTGTACTTTCTGAACAGGAAACTGTTCCCCAATCTGAAATGGGGAACTCCCTCGGCCGTCGTCTTCCGCGACAGCGAACTCAAGATGGTGCGGCTGCGGTCGCACGGGATTTACTCCATTCAGATCGCCGATCCCCTGCTGTTCCTCAACAAAGTGGTGGGAACCGAGGGACTCTACTACGACGACACCATCGCCAACTATCTCCGCAACATCATCGTCGCGCGGCTGACCGATATTCTGGGCAAGGAACTTAAAACGGTCTTCGATCTGCCCGCTGATTTCAACCGGCTGGCGTTGGTGGCGAGAAGCCGCCTGACCGACGACTTTACCGCGCTCGGCTTGGAACTTCACGATTTCTACATCAACGCCATTTCGCTTCCCGACGACGTGCAGAACATCATTGACATGCGGTCGGCGATCGCGGCGCTGGGAAATCTCGACGAGTTCATGAAATTCAAGGCGGCGATGGCGCTCGAATCGGCGGCCGACAATCCGGGCGGCGCGGCGGGCGCGGGCGTGGGCGTGGGAGCGGGAATGGGACTCGGATTCATGCTCCCGCAGTATTTGCAGCAGGCGATGCAGACTGGGATCGCGCCGATCCGCGAGACGCAAGAGACGGTCATGGATCGCATTCGCAAACTCAAAGACCTGCTCGATCAGGGCGCGATTACCGCCGAAGAATTTACGTCGCTGAAGAAGAAGCTGATTGACGAAATCTGA
- a CDS encoding CusA/CzcA family heavy metal efflux RND transporter yields the protein MIEKVIEGSIRNRFILLLAFTAVVAVGVWSLLTIPIDAIPDLSDVQVIVMAEYPGQAPDVIEDQVVYPLTTALMAVPHVKDVRGFSMFSVGMVYLIFEDGTDIYWARSRVLEYLNTAEASLPEGAMVHLGPDATGLGWVYQWTLQSDKHDLAELRSLQDWFVKFEVQSVPGVSEVASVGGFVKQYQVVVNPEAMAALGVSLSDVKTAIRESNNDVGGRLVEMGETEFFVRGLGYIKGKSDADRIRQIEEIPVTPGMGRTTSSGGGMGRMNMADAATASISPKAATSSARTGTPIRLKQVAHVQMGPELRRGIAEWNGEGEVVGGIAVVRYGENALQVINKVKEKLADLQKGLPEGVKIVEAYDRSALIYRAIDTLRGKLTEEMIVVALIIFVFLLHIPSSLVAIITLPVGVLMSFIVMRAMGINANIMSLGGIAIAIGVMVDASVVMVENAHKHLERYGGTKPRADLILDAAKEVGPALFFSLLIIAVSFFPIFALQSQEGRLFTPLAYTKTFAMAASSLIAVTLIPVLMFYFIRGRVMTESRNPLSRFFIRAYRPIIRWTLRYPVVIILIAAGILAVTILPWKRIGSEFMPPLNEGDLLYMPTTPPGISPMKARELLQQTDRIIKSFPEVKHVFGKAGRAETATDPAPLSMIETTIMLEQDRAKWRPGVTMDSLISELDAAIQIPGLTNAWTMPIRTRIDMLSTGIKTPVGIKIMGSDLKILSELGERAEALVKRLPGTLSAFAERDIGGRYLDIDIDREQAARYGLRVGQVQDVIASALGGQNVSYTVEGNARYPINVRYPSEERNDMESIGRIRVASPYGYSVPLAQVADIKISDGPSMIKTENARKSVWVFVDIRNTDVGTYVRDAKDLLNRNLTLPEGYSLVWSGQYEYMERVAKSMRLIVPLTVLIIFFLLYAHFRSTSQSLLLMVPLPFALVGGIWLMYLLDFNMSVAVAVGMIAMAGIAAETGVVMEVYLQEAYERYKREGRMNTVADLKAAIMEGAVERVRPKLMTVGTTLIGLLPIMFGIETGSEVMKRIAAPMVGGLITSTLHVLILIPAIYYYLKRPTVHRAESPGTRFPVQT from the coding sequence CTGATTGAAAAAGTCATCGAAGGATCCATTCGCAACCGGTTCATCCTGCTCCTGGCATTCACTGCCGTGGTGGCGGTGGGCGTGTGGAGTTTGCTCACCATTCCGATTGACGCCATTCCCGATCTCTCCGACGTACAGGTGATCGTGATGGCGGAGTATCCCGGTCAAGCGCCCGACGTCATCGAGGATCAGGTCGTCTATCCGCTCACGACCGCGCTGATGGCGGTGCCGCACGTCAAGGACGTGCGCGGATTCTCCATGTTCAGCGTGGGCATGGTCTATCTGATTTTCGAGGACGGAACGGACATCTACTGGGCGCGGAGTCGGGTGCTGGAATATCTGAACACCGCCGAAGCGAGCCTGCCCGAGGGTGCGATGGTGCACCTCGGCCCGGACGCGACGGGCTTGGGCTGGGTGTATCAGTGGACGCTGCAATCGGACAAACACGATCTGGCCGAGCTGCGCTCGCTGCAGGACTGGTTTGTCAAGTTTGAAGTACAATCCGTGCCGGGCGTGTCCGAAGTCGCGTCGGTCGGCGGATTCGTCAAGCAGTATCAGGTGGTGGTGAATCCTGAGGCAATGGCCGCGCTCGGCGTCAGTCTGTCCGACGTGAAAACGGCGATCCGCGAATCCAACAACGACGTGGGCGGCCGGCTGGTGGAGATGGGCGAAACCGAGTTCTTCGTGCGCGGTCTCGGCTATATCAAGGGCAAGAGTGACGCCGATCGGATTCGTCAGATCGAGGAAATTCCCGTCACGCCGGGAATGGGTCGCACGACGAGTTCCGGCGGCGGCATGGGCAGGATGAACATGGCTGATGCCGCTACGGCGAGCATTTCTCCAAAGGCGGCCACCAGCTCCGCCCGCACGGGTACGCCGATTCGTCTCAAGCAGGTGGCGCACGTGCAGATGGGTCCCGAGCTGCGGCGCGGAATCGCCGAATGGAACGGCGAGGGCGAAGTGGTCGGCGGAATCGCGGTCGTTCGCTACGGCGAAAACGCGCTGCAGGTTATCAACAAAGTCAAGGAGAAACTGGCCGATCTGCAGAAGGGTCTGCCCGAAGGCGTGAAGATCGTTGAGGCCTACGACCGCTCGGCGCTGATCTATCGCGCGATTGACACGCTGCGGGGCAAGCTCACCGAAGAGATGATCGTGGTCGCGCTCATCATTTTCGTTTTCCTGCTGCATATTCCGAGTTCGCTGGTGGCGATCATCACGCTGCCGGTCGGCGTGCTCATGTCGTTTATCGTCATGCGGGCGATGGGAATCAACGCCAACATCATGTCGCTGGGCGGAATCGCCATTGCCATCGGGGTGATGGTGGACGCGTCGGTGGTGATGGTGGAGAACGCGCACAAACATCTGGAGCGCTACGGCGGAACCAAGCCGCGCGCGGATCTCATTCTCGACGCGGCCAAGGAAGTCGGCCCGGCGCTGTTTTTTAGTTTGCTTATCATTGCGGTTTCGTTTTTCCCGATTTTCGCCTTGCAGTCTCAGGAAGGCCGACTGTTCACGCCGCTGGCCTACACCAAGACGTTCGCGATGGCGGCTTCGTCGCTGATTGCCGTGACGCTGATTCCGGTACTGATGTTCTACTTCATTCGCGGCCGCGTGATGACCGAGTCGAGGAATCCCCTGAGTCGCTTTTTCATCCGAGCGTACCGTCCGATCATCCGCTGGACGTTGCGATATCCCGTAGTCATTATTCTCATTGCCGCGGGGATTCTGGCGGTGACGATTCTGCCGTGGAAGCGGATCGGATCGGAGTTCATGCCGCCGCTCAACGAGGGCGACCTGCTGTATATGCCGACCACGCCTCCGGGAATCTCGCCCATGAAAGCGCGCGAGCTTCTGCAGCAGACGGATCGCATCATCAAGTCGTTTCCCGAAGTCAAACACGTCTTCGGCAAGGCGGGGCGGGCGGAGACGGCCACCGATCCGGCTCCGCTTTCGATGATCGAGACGACGATTATGCTCGAGCAGGATCGCGCGAAGTGGCGGCCCGGCGTGACGATGGACTCGCTGATCAGCGAGCTTGATGCCGCGATTCAGATTCCCGGTCTGACCAATGCGTGGACGATGCCGATTCGCACGCGCATTGACATGCTCTCGACGGGGATCAAGACACCGGTGGGAATCAAGATCATGGGGAGCGATCTGAAAATCCTCAGCGAACTGGGTGAGCGGGCTGAAGCGCTGGTCAAGCGACTGCCGGGCACACTTTCCGCCTTCGCGGAGCGCGATATCGGCGGACGGTATCTCGATATTGACATTGACCGCGAGCAGGCCGCGCGCTACGGGCTGCGGGTCGGGCAGGTGCAGGACGTAATCGCTTCGGCGTTGGGCGGACAAAACGTTTCGTACACCGTCGAGGGCAACGCCCGCTATCCCATCAACGTGCGCTATCCCTCCGAAGAGCGCAACGACATGGAGAGTATCGGACGCATCCGCGTTGCATCTCCCTATGGCTACAGCGTGCCGCTGGCGCAGGTCGCCGATATCAAGATCAGCGACGGACCCTCGATGATCAAGACCGAGAACGCGCGCAAGTCGGTGTGGGTATTCGTGGATATCCGCAACACGGACGTGGGCACATACGTGCGCGATGCCAAAGACTTGCTGAATCGCAATCTCACGTTGCCGGAAGGCTATTCGCTAGTCTGGTCAGGACAGTATGAATACATGGAGCGCGTGGCCAAGAGCATGCGGCTGATCGTTCCGCTGACCGTACTCATAATTTTCTTTCTCTTGTACGCTCATTTCCGGAGCACGTCACAATCGCTGTTGCTTATGGTGCCGCTGCCGTTCGCGCTGGTCGGCGGAATCTGGCTGATGTATCTGCTCGATTTCAACATGTCGGTGGCGGTGGCGGTGGGGATGATCGCCATGGCGGGCATCGCCGCGGAAACGGGAGTCGTCATGGAGGTTTATCTGCAGGAAGCCTACGAACGCTACAAGCGGGAAGGGCGCATGAACACCGTCGCGGACCTCAAGGCGGCGATCATGGAGGGAGCCGTCGAACGAGTCCGGCCCAAGCTGATGACGGTGGGCACCACGCTTATCGGTCTTCTGCCGATCATGTTCGGCATCGAAACCGGCTCGGAGGTAATGAAGAGAATTGCCGCGCCGATGGTCGGCGGACTGATTACGTCAACGCTTCACGTTCTGATTCTCATTCCCGCGATTTACTACTACCTCAAACGTCCCACCGTCCATCGGGCGGAATCGCCGGGAACCAGATTTCCCGTTCAAACGTAG
- a CDS encoding efflux RND transporter periplasmic adaptor subunit: MKLKHALRILLAILVVSVGLNIRHALSPHSAEPAAISAAQQLWTCGMHPTVIQDHPGNCPICGMKLTPMNSGGTSAAGSGTVIAVDPGVIQNIGVRTARAERQPISRTVRTNGVVAVDESRQVLVNLKYMGWVEKLYVDKTGEAVRAGQKLFDIYSPDLVTAMQEYLLAYRAPAIAQPNLALDAARRKLLNWDVTEEQISDLEKAGSAPHSLPVYSPASGVVLDKSVIEGGTVMAGTDVYRIADLGRVWVKAQVYEYELPWIAVGQNVLTSLPYDPERKFAGTISYIYPYLDPDTRTVTIRVDVPNPELFLKPDMFVTLDVATRARENALTVPREAVVRSGRRDLVFVALGEGRFEPRQVEIGLEADGQLFEIRSGVSEGETVVASAQFLLDSETQIQEALHKLMAAGGTEADLHAAMGHAGHGDHDVKGDKPSSSVHVAEGATMDEVYSAAKLYWCPMHHDIVSPDSSAACPLCEMPLKEVSHPDLTSLRTSGPHGCVMCPVVVPGEDKDKRCPICEMKLKPIPESHQH, translated from the coding sequence ATGAAACTGAAACACGCACTTCGCATCCTGCTCGCGATTCTCGTCGTGAGCGTGGGCTTGAATATCCGCCACGCGCTGTCTCCGCACTCGGCCGAACCGGCGGCGATTTCCGCTGCGCAACAGCTCTGGACGTGCGGGATGCATCCGACCGTGATTCAGGATCATCCCGGGAATTGTCCGATCTGCGGAATGAAACTGACTCCGATGAACAGCGGCGGAACCTCGGCGGCCGGATCGGGAACGGTCATCGCGGTGGATCCGGGCGTCATCCAGAATATCGGCGTGCGGACGGCGCGCGCGGAGCGACAGCCGATTTCGCGGACCGTGCGGACTAACGGAGTCGTCGCCGTAGATGAGTCGCGTCAGGTGCTCGTCAATCTCAAATACATGGGCTGGGTGGAAAAGCTCTACGTGGACAAGACCGGCGAAGCCGTGCGGGCGGGGCAAAAGCTCTTTGATATCTACAGTCCCGATCTGGTTACCGCGATGCAGGAATACCTGCTGGCTTATCGCGCGCCGGCTATTGCGCAGCCGAATCTGGCCTTGGACGCGGCGCGTCGCAAGCTCCTCAACTGGGACGTGACTGAGGAGCAAATTTCCGATCTGGAGAAAGCCGGCAGCGCACCGCATAGTTTGCCCGTGTACAGTCCGGCCTCCGGAGTCGTTCTTGACAAGTCCGTAATCGAAGGCGGAACGGTTATGGCGGGAACTGATGTATATCGGATTGCGGATCTCGGCCGCGTTTGGGTGAAGGCTCAGGTATATGAATACGAACTCCCGTGGATCGCCGTCGGACAGAACGTTCTCACGAGCCTGCCCTACGATCCCGAACGGAAATTTGCGGGTACGATCAGCTACATCTATCCCTATCTGGATCCCGACACGCGCACGGTTACGATTCGCGTGGACGTTCCCAATCCCGAACTGTTCCTGAAACCCGACATGTTCGTTACGCTGGACGTCGCGACGCGGGCCCGAGAGAATGCCTTGACGGTTCCGCGCGAGGCGGTGGTGCGCAGCGGACGGCGCGATCTGGTGTTTGTGGCGCTGGGCGAAGGACGATTTGAGCCGCGCCAAGTTGAGATCGGACTTGAAGCCGATGGGCAGCTCTTCGAGATTCGCTCGGGAGTGAGCGAAGGCGAGACGGTGGTCGCGTCGGCGCAATTCCTGCTCGACTCGGAAACGCAGATTCAAGAGGCGCTTCACAAGCTGATGGCCGCAGGGGGTACGGAAGCCGATTTGCACGCGGCGATGGGTCACGCTGGACACGGCGATCACGACGTGAAGGGAGACAAGCCATCGTCCTCCGTACACGTTGCGGAAGGCGCTACCATGGACGAAGTCTATTCTGCGGCAAAGCTCTACTGGTGTCCGATGCACCATGACATCGTCAGTCCGGACAGCAGCGCTGCTTGTCCGCTCTGCGAAATGCCGCTGAAGGAGGTTTCCCACCCTGACTTGACGAGTTTGCGCACGTCCGGACCGCACGGCTGCGTCATGTGTCCGGTGGTGGTGCCAGGCGAAGACAAGGACAAACGCTGCCCGATCTGCGAGATGAAACTCAAACCCATTCCCGAATCCCATCAACACTAA
- a CDS encoding TolC family protein, translating to MKRFILTSSLVILFTSVAVQAAAGDAVLERYIELALTQNPRIAMSDRNADAAEARIPQAGSLPDPMLGFGIKDLSADDPFLGSGEMTGRFVMLEQMFPFPGTLGAKKEMARRDYEMARAEAANERLTLTSEIAELYYKWADVRAAMELMERNKALMQQMAELAAAAYSVGMGAQSDVLQAQTQVTKIDVELAMLRQREKSLVADINICCNLPPDVITTPPLPLAYEPIHVPYDTLWGWIERDNPMIAASLAWRTAAETGVRMARKMTYPDFRVGVEYMRRGETMPENMISLQAGVSLPVFWKTKQSPLMHEKRAERASAFEQHQDVLNMTRFELTDMTAMAASLEEQIEYYRDAILPRAAQTLESARAGYTNGKVDFMTVLVSQMTLFDAERDKLARIAEYNTVWAKLFTMAARPLP from the coding sequence ATGAAACGATTCATTCTCACAAGCTCGCTGGTCATTTTGTTCACGTCGGTCGCCGTTCAGGCGGCGGCGGGCGACGCGGTTCTGGAGCGCTACATCGAGCTGGCGCTTACGCAGAATCCGCGGATCGCCATGTCTGATCGCAACGCCGACGCCGCCGAAGCGCGAATCCCGCAGGCGGGTTCGCTTCCCGATCCGATGCTCGGATTCGGGATCAAGGATCTCAGCGCCGACGATCCGTTTCTCGGCTCGGGCGAGATGACCGGGCGTTTTGTCATGCTTGAGCAGATGTTTCCCTTCCCCGGAACGCTTGGTGCGAAAAAGGAAATGGCTCGCCGCGACTATGAGATGGCGCGGGCCGAGGCGGCAAATGAACGTCTGACGCTCACGTCGGAAATCGCGGAACTCTACTACAAATGGGCCGACGTGCGGGCGGCGATGGAGCTGATGGAACGCAACAAGGCGCTCATGCAGCAGATGGCCGAACTGGCCGCCGCCGCCTACAGCGTGGGGATGGGCGCGCAGAGCGACGTCCTGCAGGCGCAAACCCAGGTCACCAAGATTGACGTCGAGCTGGCGATGCTGCGGCAACGGGAAAAGTCGCTGGTGGCTGACATCAACATCTGCTGCAATCTGCCGCCCGACGTGATTACCACTCCGCCGCTGCCGCTCGCTTATGAGCCGATTCACGTTCCCTATGATACGCTGTGGGGCTGGATTGAGCGCGACAATCCGATGATCGCCGCATCGCTTGCCTGGAGAACCGCCGCGGAAACGGGAGTCCGCATGGCCCGCAAGATGACCTATCCGGATTTCCGGGTAGGCGTGGAGTACATGCGGCGCGGCGAAACGATGCCCGAAAACATGATCTCGTTGCAGGCGGGAGTGTCGCTGCCGGTGTTCTGGAAGACCAAGCAATCGCCGCTCATGCACGAGAAGCGCGCCGAACGGGCCAGCGCCTTCGAGCAGCATCAGGACGTGCTCAACATGACGCGCTTCGAGCTGACCGATATGACGGCGATGGCCGCCAGCCTCGAAGAGCAGATCGAATACTATCGCGACGCAATCCTTCCGCGGGCCGCGCAGACGCTGGAATCGGCGCGGGCCGGATACACCAATGGCAAGGTGGATTTTATGACGGTGCTGGTGAGTCAGATGACGTTGTTCGACGCCGAACGCGACAAGCTCGCCCGCATCGCCGAGTACAATACGGTGTGGGCGAAACTGTTTACGATGGCGGCGCGACCGCTGCCTTGA
- a CDS encoding sigma-54 dependent transcriptional regulator, with product MESVLIIDDDDAIRRTLELHLSEQRFEVYGADNLVSGRALWNEREPDIVVLDLKLPDGDGTALLQEQTAAQSPAMVVMITGHQDMEYAIRAMKSGAFNYIHKPLDIDELDAVLAKAAQQVRARRRTQAIGGGEPWKPNRIAGSSRAILEIHKQIGLASKSRVSVLISGESGTGKELVARAIHQNSAADEPFVAMNCSAIVPTLFESELFGHERGSFTGAHQRKIGKLELAGSGSLFLDEIGDLTTDAQSKLLRVLQERTFERVGGNMAIPFEARVIAASHRNLGELIKEGRFREDLFFRLKVVEIHVPPLRDRVEDIPAITDYLLEKINRELHRSITKIPESVMRRLQRNDWPGNVRELENVLTQAVLHSTGDTLTLDFLREPAESPPGELATLAEMEKQHIAKVLRAVDWNLGNACEVLGISRPTLRKKMEDYGISAPGP from the coding sequence GTGGAATCGGTACTCATCATTGACGACGACGACGCCATCCGGCGCACGCTCGAACTGCATCTGTCCGAGCAGCGATTCGAGGTGTATGGAGCCGACAATCTGGTTTCCGGACGCGCTCTCTGGAACGAACGCGAGCCGGACATCGTGGTGCTCGATCTCAAGCTGCCCGACGGCGACGGAACCGCGCTGCTGCAGGAGCAGACCGCCGCGCAGTCTCCGGCGATGGTGGTTATGATCACCGGCCATCAGGACATGGAATACGCAATCCGCGCGATGAAGAGCGGAGCCTTCAACTACATTCACAAGCCGCTCGATATTGACGAGCTGGACGCGGTGCTGGCGAAGGCCGCTCAGCAGGTGCGGGCGCGGCGGCGTACGCAGGCTATCGGCGGTGGGGAGCCGTGGAAACCGAACCGCATCGCCGGAAGCAGCCGCGCCATTCTCGAAATCCACAAACAGATCGGGCTGGCCAGCAAGTCGCGGGTTTCGGTTCTCATTTCGGGCGAGAGCGGAACCGGGAAAGAACTCGTCGCGCGGGCGATTCATCAGAACTCGGCAGCCGACGAGCCGTTCGTGGCCATGAACTGTTCGGCGATTGTGCCGACGCTGTTCGAATCGGAACTGTTCGGCCATGAGCGCGGATCGTTCACGGGAGCCCATCAGCGCAAGATCGGCAAGCTGGAGCTGGCGGGATCGGGTTCGCTGTTTCTGGACGAGATCGGCGACCTGACGACCGACGCGCAATCCAAGCTGTTGCGAGTCTTGCAGGAGCGAACGTTCGAGCGCGTCGGAGGAAATATGGCGATTCCTTTCGAGGCGCGGGTGATCGCCGCCAGTCATCGCAATCTCGGAGAACTTATCAAGGAAGGGCGGTTCCGGGAAGATCTATTCTTTCGTTTGAAGGTAGTGGAGATTCACGTCCCGCCGCTGCGCGACCGCGTGGAAGATATTCCGGCGATTACCGATTATCTGCTGGAAAAAATCAATCGCGAGCTGCATCGCTCCATTACGAAGATTCCCGAGAGCGTGATGCGCAGGCTGCAACGGAACGACTGGCCGGGCAACGTCCGCGAACTGGAGAACGTGCTCACGCAGGCGGTGCTGCATTCCACCGGCGATACGCTGACGCTGGACTTTCTGCGAGAACCGGCCGAGTCGCCGCCCGGCGAACTGGCAACTCTGGCGGAAATGGAAAAGCAGCATATCGCGAAAGTGCTGCGGGCCGTAGACTGGAATCTCGGAAACGCCTGCGAGGTGCTGGGCATCAGCCGTCCCACACTGCGCAAGAAGATGGAGGACTATGGCATCAGCGCTCCCGGCCCTTGA